The following proteins are co-located in the Armatimonadota bacterium genome:
- a CDS encoding DUF1957 domain-containing protein — MAVGRFLLCLHSHMPYVLSHGKSPHGTDWLNESAAECYLPILDALDRLNGQGIKPRWTINMTPILAEQLDDPSFKAGFEEYCQEKIDAAIADGELFRKEGPEGMEGLAAMWQRYYTRALVAFKHQWGRSINEGFRYFQDEGSIELITCGATHGYFPLANTDHSIQAQVKLAVRSHVERFGKNPRGIWLPECAYRPGYDWVGPVDDVEPWPRKSVEDFLYENGIEYFFVDSHMIRGGEPLGTYGTQFPQLADLFERSKKMFTPPDEYRSEYEHYALPNGVICFARDPHTTVKVWSGEVGYPGNEWYLEFHKQFYPGRLRYWRISPNKADLGQKQQYNPWNAYENIQSHAEDFVQLVKSTMQNYKDVAGRTGTLVAMYDTELFGHWWWEGPEFLYEMGRAMAAEPELESVSGGDVIDEEPARHMIHLPEGSWGEGGYHFIWLNNDNLWTWQRLYPAQRKMIELANSCQEGLCKEIAEQAARELLLAEASDWQFLISTWAARDYAEIRIADHMDRFFKLAEMAESALAKGTITAEERSYLEDCKQKDAPFSKTIDLSDWAKLEYPLQQMLIPEK, encoded by the coding sequence ATGGCAGTTGGCCGATTTCTCCTTTGTTTGCACTCGCACATGCCGTATGTGCTCTCGCACGGAAAATCGCCGCACGGTACCGACTGGCTGAATGAATCCGCCGCGGAGTGCTACTTGCCGATCTTGGATGCGCTCGACCGACTCAATGGTCAAGGAATCAAGCCACGCTGGACGATCAACATGACTCCGATCTTGGCGGAGCAACTGGATGATCCGTCGTTCAAGGCTGGGTTTGAGGAGTATTGCCAGGAGAAAATCGATGCCGCAATTGCTGATGGCGAGCTGTTCCGAAAAGAAGGCCCGGAAGGGATGGAAGGTCTTGCTGCCATGTGGCAGCGCTACTACACTAGGGCGCTGGTTGCTTTTAAGCATCAATGGGGACGCTCAATCAACGAGGGATTTCGCTATTTTCAAGATGAAGGCTCAATCGAGCTCATCACATGTGGTGCGACACATGGTTATTTCCCACTGGCCAACACGGATCATTCGATCCAAGCTCAGGTTAAGCTAGCCGTTCGATCTCACGTTGAGCGATTCGGCAAGAACCCTCGCGGAATTTGGCTTCCGGAATGCGCCTATCGCCCCGGATATGATTGGGTTGGCCCGGTGGATGATGTCGAGCCGTGGCCTCGAAAATCGGTAGAAGACTTTCTGTACGAGAATGGGATCGAGTATTTCTTCGTCGATAGCCACATGATTCGAGGTGGAGAACCGCTCGGAACTTACGGTACTCAGTTTCCACAACTCGCCGATCTTTTTGAACGATCCAAGAAGATGTTCACGCCTCCCGACGAATATCGGAGCGAGTATGAACATTACGCTCTGCCCAATGGTGTGATCTGTTTTGCTCGCGATCCGCACACGACGGTGAAAGTGTGGAGCGGTGAGGTGGGTTATCCCGGAAACGAGTGGTACTTAGAGTTTCACAAGCAGTTCTATCCAGGCAGGCTGCGCTATTGGCGCATCAGCCCGAATAAGGCGGACCTCGGGCAGAAACAACAGTACAACCCGTGGAACGCATACGAAAACATTCAGAGTCACGCCGAGGATTTTGTCCAATTGGTTAAATCCACAATGCAGAACTATAAGGATGTTGCGGGTCGAACAGGAACGCTTGTGGCGATGTATGACACCGAGCTCTTTGGTCATTGGTGGTGGGAAGGTCCGGAATTCCTTTACGAAATGGGGCGAGCCATGGCCGCAGAACCTGAATTGGAATCCGTTTCTGGGGGCGATGTGATTGACGAGGAACCTGCCCGGCACATGATTCACCTTCCTGAAGGGTCGTGGGGCGAAGGTGGGTATCACTTTATTTGGCTGAACAACGACAACCTCTGGACTTGGCAACGGCTGTATCCTGCTCAGCGAAAGATGATCGAGCTTGCAAACTCTTGCCAAGAAGGGCTTTGTAAAGAGATTGCCGAGCAGGCTGCGCGCGAGTTGCTTTTGGCTGAAGCGTCGGACTGGCAGTTCTTGATCTCTACTTGGGCCGCACGAGACTACGCTGAAATCCGCATTGCTGACCATATGGATAGATTTTTCAAGCTCGCAGAAATGGCCGAATCTGCATTGGCCAAGGGAACGATCACGGCGGAGGAGCGGTCTTACCTTGAAGATTGCAAGCAAAAGGATGCGCCGTTTTCTAAGACCATCGACCTTTCGGACTGGGCGAAGTTGGAATATCCGCTACAGCAAATGCTAATTCCTGAAAAATGA
- a CDS encoding HD domain-containing protein → MNTGEWSNYGNWAILATGILLIAWSGILFAKSKNRSKSELIDFLQDADHYTEIGRAIGKAIEFGLKETGADAGYLLLTGNRNSTELALVADRSTDPGFIAPTMLTIGDGISGRAFNGRQPLLVRSKKQAEALAQEFAHPPHSVLSIPIEVVDSSSPEGHSVRRPVGVLTFVVTKPKSRLTKNAMSVGAAYSSIVSLLVNNLMMMQFAHETIMDSLQEISHLIEAKDPLSVGHARRTGELALVIAEHMGLDNGIQNDIRNAAALIDLGKVAIPDYILRKDGQLTDEELAVVKEHPLVSYNICNKLRLPESVLMLVRNHHERLDGSGYPDGLKAGELPLPLRVLSIADTFDAMKCNRYHRQGMSNPEIITTLVRESGTKFDPAVVQAVQQLLESGAIDQIYSGFAEQNGTFLRAA, encoded by the coding sequence ATGAACACTGGCGAATGGAGTAATTACGGCAATTGGGCGATTTTGGCGACAGGCATTTTGCTTATCGCTTGGTCGGGGATTTTGTTCGCTAAGTCAAAGAATCGTTCAAAGTCTGAATTGATCGACTTTTTGCAAGATGCCGACCACTACACAGAGATTGGTCGTGCTATTGGAAAGGCGATTGAATTTGGATTAAAGGAAACCGGCGCAGATGCAGGTTATCTACTGTTAACAGGCAACCGAAACTCGACCGAACTTGCATTGGTCGCAGATCGTTCGACCGATCCGGGATTTATCGCTCCAACGATGTTGACGATTGGCGACGGAATTTCAGGACGAGCGTTCAATGGGAGGCAACCATTACTAGTCCGATCGAAGAAGCAGGCTGAGGCACTCGCACAAGAGTTTGCGCATCCGCCTCATTCGGTCCTTTCGATCCCAATCGAAGTCGTTGATAGCTCTTCGCCCGAAGGCCATTCGGTACGTCGCCCCGTCGGCGTGCTGACATTTGTGGTGACTAAGCCTAAATCGAGGCTTACAAAGAACGCCATGTCGGTTGGAGCAGCCTATTCCAGCATCGTCTCGCTCTTGGTCAACAATCTCATGATGATGCAGTTTGCCCATGAAACGATCATGGATTCGCTGCAAGAAATTTCTCACCTTATCGAGGCTAAAGATCCGCTTTCTGTGGGCCACGCAAGGCGTACGGGCGAATTGGCCTTGGTGATCGCGGAACACATGGGGCTCGATAACGGAATTCAAAACGACATTCGAAATGCTGCAGCACTGATCGACCTCGGCAAGGTAGCGATTCCAGATTACATCCTGCGAAAGGATGGCCAGCTTACCGATGAAGAACTCGCAGTCGTGAAGGAACACCCGCTGGTTAGCTACAACATCTGCAACAAACTTCGGCTTCCCGAATCTGTTTTGATGCTTGTTCGGAACCACCACGAACGACTTGATGGCAGTGGATATCCAGATGGACTGAAGGCCGGCGAGTTGCCGTTGCCTCTTCGCGTGCTGAGTATCGCCGACACGTTCGATGCGATGAAGTGCAACCGGTATCACCGCCAGGGCATGTCAAACCCCGAAATCATCACGACTCTGGTTCGCGAATCGGGCACCAAATTTGATCCAGCGGTCGTCCAGGCAGTCCAGCAATTGCTTGAGTCCGGCGCAATTGACCAGATTTACAGCGGATTCGCTGAACAGAACGGCACTTTCCTGAGGGCAGCATGA
- the pilM gene encoding pilus assembly protein PilM: protein MKNQVVGVEIGSGAVRIVTAIPDRFPIVTGVHHLPFHGLRHGALEEQQVLVATLLKDFVKQHDLVGLPTVFSVPSEFASLYWTKLPKVRREELAELAIYKLKDQLVGDSSDLSVGVVPVSVDEHDNYESLVISIPKGLVRERADAIIESGLVPAGCELEAQSLLRLMQHDLESMSSLARQMSMTLVDIGLERTRFLVMQNLRLQFVRGIRFGARRVLEAIAEQGGFSEVEAAEILDSGKAKLTLTAQLEVEHNGNHVTYDLKEPMESLIRELQRLSSYFRTLKSDRSYSGILERLVLAGELVSVEGFAEFIGKMMHTRIQLINPFDAARLEIDIDQLDSVSKTPHRFAVATGLALSPYTLEKENSHGRRATDAIAA from the coding sequence ATGAAGAACCAGGTCGTCGGTGTAGAGATTGGTAGCGGAGCGGTACGAATTGTGACCGCGATTCCCGATCGATTCCCGATCGTGACCGGAGTCCATCACTTGCCTTTTCATGGATTGCGGCACGGCGCACTGGAAGAACAGCAGGTTCTTGTCGCGACGTTGCTGAAGGACTTCGTCAAACAGCACGATTTGGTTGGACTGCCCACTGTTTTCAGCGTCCCTTCTGAATTTGCAAGCTTGTATTGGACCAAGCTCCCGAAAGTGCGCCGCGAAGAACTCGCGGAACTTGCGATTTATAAGCTCAAAGACCAGCTGGTCGGTGATTCGTCGGACCTTTCGGTCGGCGTCGTTCCCGTCAGTGTGGACGAGCACGACAACTACGAGTCTTTGGTGATTTCTATCCCCAAGGGCCTCGTACGCGAGCGAGCTGACGCCATCATCGAGTCCGGACTCGTTCCTGCAGGATGCGAGCTTGAAGCACAGTCGCTCCTTCGCCTGATGCAACACGACCTCGAGTCGATGAGCAGCCTGGCACGACAGATGTCCATGACCCTGGTCGATATCGGTTTGGAACGAACTCGATTCTTGGTGATGCAGAACCTCAGGCTGCAATTTGTCCGTGGAATTCGATTTGGCGCACGCCGAGTCCTTGAAGCCATCGCCGAGCAAGGTGGGTTTTCTGAAGTCGAAGCGGCTGAAATTTTGGATTCAGGCAAGGCAAAGTTGACCCTGACTGCTCAGCTTGAAGTCGAGCACAACGGAAACCACGTCACTTATGACCTGAAGGAACCGATGGAATCGCTCATTCGCGAACTCCAAAGACTGTCTAGCTACTTCCGCACGCTGAAGTCCGACCGGAGCTATTCAGGCATTCTTGAGCGCTTGGTTCTAGCCGGAGAATTGGTGTCAGTCGAAGGTTTTGCCGAATTCATTGGCAAGATGATGCACACCCGAATCCAGCTCATCAACCCGTTTGATGCTGCCCGACTGGAAATCGATATTGACCAATTGGACAGCGTGAGCAAGACGCCGCACCGATTCGCCGTTGCCACAGGATTGGCACTTAGCCCCTACACCCTCGAAAAGGAGAATTCTCATGGTCGCCGAGCGACAGACGCAATCGCTGCCTAA
- a CDS encoding type II/IV secretion system protein gives MLSERTLEDILIDEGLVQPSEIHSLLDSRLTTDESIIDVLARTNRITDFQRIKCLGLATGIPVCDIKNIELDSGLVKMIPKRLATRRMCVVLDATDSAATVAMANPLDLSAIDELSKELDLDVDPMWAVEADLLEILANVHGGTSDVQEIILEASRDLEASGIELNKGEQEEEAVNLVELREVAEGGPVVQLANALFAQAIKYRASDIHVEPSKGNVRVRFRIDGVLKEIMEFPREVHRAVVSRVKIVSGLDIAERRVPQDGRCSLVTAEGEFDFRVATYPSVNGEKICIRVLDKRKSNQDVELLGIHPTVVQQIKQCAESSQGLILVNGPTGSGKTTTLYSLLNYLNNSQRHIITVEDPVEYQLDGIIQGNVNKAAGMTFATGLRAMLRQDPDVILVGESRDPETAKTAIEAALTGHMVLTSLHANDSAAAVTRLLEMGIEDFLLSASLTCSMAQRLVRTICPKCTATYKPDPTLISRLKLDPDREHVHGAGCDFCAGTGYKGRMGVYELLIADNEVRQMISDHKTSTEIMQRMIARGMRTMLDDAKDKLLQGKTTVEEVLRVVAVEVE, from the coding sequence ATGCTCTCAGAGCGAACTCTAGAAGATATCTTGATTGACGAGGGCTTGGTTCAGCCCTCCGAAATCCACTCGCTGCTCGATTCTCGGTTAACCACCGATGAATCGATCATCGATGTACTTGCGCGTACCAACCGCATCACTGATTTTCAACGGATCAAGTGTCTCGGGTTAGCGACGGGCATTCCGGTATGCGATATCAAGAATATCGAGCTTGATTCGGGCCTCGTCAAGATGATTCCAAAGCGGCTGGCGACACGTCGGATGTGCGTCGTCTTGGACGCCACCGATTCGGCAGCAACCGTTGCAATGGCGAATCCGCTTGATTTGAGCGCGATTGACGAACTCAGCAAGGAACTTGATCTCGACGTTGACCCGATGTGGGCGGTCGAGGCCGATTTGTTGGAGATTCTCGCGAATGTCCACGGAGGCACCAGCGACGTTCAAGAGATCATCTTGGAGGCTAGCCGAGACCTAGAAGCGTCCGGCATCGAGCTCAATAAGGGCGAGCAGGAAGAAGAAGCGGTTAACCTGGTTGAGCTGCGCGAGGTGGCCGAAGGTGGCCCTGTCGTCCAGTTGGCCAACGCCCTCTTTGCCCAGGCAATCAAGTACCGCGCTAGCGATATTCATGTGGAACCCTCAAAGGGCAATGTCCGAGTTCGATTCCGAATCGACGGCGTGCTCAAAGAGATCATGGAGTTTCCAAGGGAAGTCCACCGAGCGGTGGTTTCTCGCGTCAAGATCGTAAGCGGCCTCGATATTGCAGAGCGACGCGTGCCACAAGACGGTCGCTGTTCGCTGGTCACTGCAGAAGGCGAGTTCGACTTCCGTGTCGCGACATACCCGAGTGTCAACGGCGAAAAAATTTGTATTCGCGTACTCGATAAGCGAAAGAGCAATCAGGACGTTGAACTATTAGGAATTCACCCGACGGTCGTCCAACAAATCAAGCAATGCGCCGAGTCTTCGCAAGGTTTGATCCTGGTGAACGGCCCGACGGGAAGCGGTAAGACAACCACGCTCTATTCGTTGTTGAATTACCTGAACAACTCTCAGCGGCACATCATCACGGTCGAAGATCCTGTGGAGTACCAACTCGACGGCATCATTCAAGGCAATGTCAACAAGGCGGCCGGGATGACGTTTGCCACCGGACTCAGGGCGATGCTGCGGCAAGACCCAGACGTTATTCTCGTCGGTGAAAGTCGTGACCCCGAAACAGCAAAAACGGCTATCGAAGCCGCGCTCACTGGGCACATGGTTTTGACCAGTCTTCACGCCAACGATTCCGCGGCAGCGGTCACCCGATTGCTAGAAATGGGAATCGAAGACTTTTTGCTGAGCGCTTCACTTACTTGTTCGATGGCACAGCGACTTGTGCGGACTATTTGTCCAAAGTGCACCGCAACTTATAAGCCAGACCCGACTCTGATTTCACGTCTTAAGCTGGACCCTGATCGGGAGCATGTACACGGTGCTGGATGCGATTTCTGCGCTGGAACTGGCTACAAGGGCCGAATGGGTGTCTACGAGCTTTTGATCGCGGACAATGAGGTTCGGCAGATGATCTCTGATCATAAAACCAGCACCGAAATCATGCAACGGATGATTGCCAGGGGCATGAGAACGATGCTGGACGATGCCAAAGACAAACTGCTCCAGGGCAAGACCACTGTCGAAGAAGTTCTGAGAGTTGTCGCGGTGGAGGTCGAGTAA
- a CDS encoding type II secretion system F family protein has product MHAYKYTAINPSGKRVTGEITSASSAEAERTLAEQQVFVTKIEPAGPNLVVKEGGADKERSGINRQIGKTKPPKIDDVCEMLRALSVMVESGVPVVEGLQSIVENGSTKGIQDVAKAVRSDVMGGLTLSQALSKHPRVFPQVVVDMIAVSDENGKMVETFNNVIAYLDRNSAVKKNIIASLTYPGILIGASGTAFMVLIVVILPTFHEAFGSLGVQLPWFTVRLMELGIFIKSKPLYILAGMVGGYFGIKKALRVPKVGRYVALVLYKLPIVGAIITDIARNRSLRTLGSLLSTSVPIIDAIRYASRVSGHLLLQNAWDHVAISVGNGGTVSESMAATKMFPKMVIQMVAVGERSGRVAEMITTLTEHSENQTERKIKSAVSMLEPLVIIGMGILVGMITMSILMPLFSISNNVQ; this is encoded by the coding sequence ATGCACGCCTACAAGTACACCGCGATCAACCCTAGCGGCAAGCGAGTCACGGGTGAAATCACCTCGGCTTCATCCGCTGAGGCAGAACGAACTTTGGCTGAGCAACAAGTGTTTGTCACCAAAATTGAACCTGCGGGTCCAAACTTGGTGGTGAAAGAAGGCGGCGCAGACAAAGAACGCTCTGGGATCAATCGTCAAATCGGCAAAACCAAGCCACCGAAAATTGACGACGTGTGCGAGATGCTGCGTGCGCTATCAGTGATGGTCGAATCCGGTGTTCCCGTTGTCGAAGGGCTCCAGTCCATTGTCGAGAATGGCAGCACCAAGGGCATTCAGGATGTCGCGAAAGCGGTTCGATCCGATGTCATGGGCGGTCTAACTCTCAGCCAGGCGCTTTCCAAACACCCGCGTGTGTTTCCGCAAGTTGTGGTGGATATGATCGCCGTTTCGGACGAAAACGGCAAGATGGTCGAAACGTTCAACAACGTGATCGCCTATCTCGACCGCAACAGCGCTGTCAAAAAGAACATCATCGCTTCGTTGACCTACCCAGGAATCTTGATCGGCGCATCCGGCACCGCTTTCATGGTGTTGATCGTGGTCATTTTGCCGACCTTCCATGAGGCATTTGGCTCTCTCGGTGTCCAGCTTCCGTGGTTTACGGTGCGGCTGATGGAACTCGGAATTTTCATCAAGTCCAAGCCATTGTATATCCTTGCTGGGATGGTCGGTGGCTACTTTGGCATCAAAAAAGCGCTACGCGTCCCGAAGGTGGGCCGCTATGTAGCGCTAGTTTTATACAAACTTCCGATCGTTGGCGCAATTATCACTGATATCGCCCGAAATCGATCTCTTCGAACGCTGGGGTCATTGCTATCCACAAGTGTTCCGATTATTGATGCGATTCGATACGCGAGCCGCGTTTCTGGGCACCTGTTGCTGCAGAACGCATGGGACCATGTCGCGATCTCAGTAGGTAATGGCGGAACAGTTTCCGAATCCATGGCGGCCACCAAGATGTTCCCCAAAATGGTGATCCAAATGGTTGCCGTTGGCGAGCGGTCTGGGCGCGTCGCTGAAATGATCACCACCCTCACCGAGCACAGCGAAAATCAAACCGAGCGCAAGATCAAATCTGCAGTTTCAATGCTCGAACCGTTGGTCATCATCGGAATGGGAATTTTGGTCGGAATGATCACGATGTCCATCTTGATGCCACTGTTCTCGATCAGTAACAACGTTCAATAA
- a CDS encoding type II secretion system protein GspG, producing MKRLRKGFTLTEIMTVVSIIGLLSAMAVPQYMTSVRRSRENSLRATLAVVRSAVDAYRNDTGAFPAAISDLSSTSAPASGLSSTAATVTITSSDWRGPYLRAVPTDPVSGSAFTYSTTSGTVGNVSSSASGNDSRGTAFSTY from the coding sequence ATGAAACGACTTCGAAAAGGATTTACACTCACCGAAATCATGACCGTCGTGTCGATCATTGGATTGCTTTCTGCGATGGCAGTGCCGCAATACATGACATCAGTTCGACGGTCTCGTGAAAATTCGCTTCGAGCCACCTTGGCCGTCGTTAGGAGCGCTGTAGATGCGTATCGAAACGATACTGGAGCATTCCCAGCCGCGATCTCGGACCTGTCATCGACATCGGCGCCTGCATCAGGTCTCAGCAGCACCGCCGCGACCGTCACGATCACTTCGTCAGACTGGCGCGGGCCGTACCTGCGCGCAGTTCCGACCGATCCCGTTTCTGGAAGCGCATTCACCTACTCGACTACCTCTGGAACCGTCGGGAACGTGAGCTCTTCTGCCAGCGGGAACGATTCGCGGGGTACCGCATTTTCAACGTACTGA
- a CDS encoding BamA/TamA family outer membrane protein, which produces MIKEIVVRGNERVQSEAIRAAMRSAEGRPYIESELERDRQSLYNLGVFKDVKIFGRPLNDTEVQVIVDVAENPVIKEISVIGNSVIKTEDILKVVTQQKDQLLNLNSRRPTADAIRALYDSKGYFAEVDFPTNPDQPGSMVIMVIETTVNDIVITGLTRTRKRVLDRLIKTEIGKPLNEVTWANDFRRVNSTQWFERVQPGIRPAQEIGKVDLLLDLKETRTARFDVGVALDPRSKLAGTFRISDTNFRGQGQTFGASLQQDTFGSGASATLDFTDPFYDRFDTTMTAQVYSRVNNYFADFGTGSSLNSDERFDERRTGASLSFTRPIKGIDFTLGTQFDTVEAVNLSLRNPTYVRQDGQVTKFLIQASRDRRDVPLDPFEGDYFRASIEPGISKINKIGGEVASYTDALGTNSFMRTTVEYKAFFSKRPADRRKLSDPRPVLATRARFGTITGTVPFYEQLFVGGSDSLRGYPDQRFWGKTALSGSLEMRIPAPGTDALTMVGFIDYGGAWGGYSGISTFDQSSAFKMHLGYGAGLGFRTPLGLIRVDFGFTPEGKSRTHFTVGGTF; this is translated from the coding sequence GTGATTAAGGAAATCGTCGTTCGAGGGAACGAGCGAGTTCAATCGGAGGCGATTCGCGCGGCAATGCGTTCCGCCGAAGGTCGCCCGTATATTGAAAGCGAACTCGAGCGCGATCGGCAAAGCCTTTACAATTTGGGTGTTTTCAAGGATGTTAAGATCTTTGGCCGACCTCTCAATGACACTGAAGTTCAAGTGATCGTTGATGTCGCCGAAAACCCAGTGATCAAGGAGATCAGCGTCATTGGAAACTCGGTCATCAAAACCGAAGACATCTTGAAAGTGGTCACTCAGCAAAAGGATCAATTGCTGAATCTGAACTCTCGCCGACCGACGGCAGACGCCATCCGGGCGCTTTACGATTCGAAGGGGTACTTCGCTGAAGTTGACTTCCCAACAAATCCGGATCAGCCTGGCTCGATGGTCATTATGGTGATCGAGACCACCGTCAACGACATCGTCATCACCGGACTTACACGAACTCGAAAGCGAGTACTTGACCGACTCATCAAGACGGAAATTGGCAAGCCGCTCAACGAAGTCACCTGGGCAAACGATTTCCGACGCGTGAACAGCACTCAGTGGTTTGAGCGCGTCCAACCGGGCATTCGGCCCGCGCAAGAAATCGGTAAGGTCGATCTGCTGCTGGACTTGAAAGAAACGCGTACCGCACGGTTTGACGTAGGTGTCGCGTTGGACCCTCGGAGCAAGCTCGCTGGCACGTTCCGAATTAGCGATACCAACTTCCGCGGTCAAGGTCAAACCTTCGGTGCCAGCCTCCAGCAGGATACTTTTGGAAGTGGTGCGAGCGCTACGCTCGACTTCACAGACCCGTTTTACGACCGGTTTGACACCACGATGACGGCGCAGGTTTACAGCCGCGTCAACAACTACTTTGCCGATTTCGGTACTGGAAGCTCACTGAACTCGGACGAGCGATTCGACGAACGACGAACCGGCGCGTCGCTCAGCTTTACTCGGCCGATCAAAGGGATCGACTTCACCCTAGGCACCCAATTTGATACGGTCGAAGCCGTCAACCTCAGCCTTAGGAATCCGACCTACGTTCGCCAAGATGGTCAGGTCACCAAGTTCTTGATTCAGGCCTCTCGAGATCGCCGAGACGTTCCGCTCGATCCGTTCGAGGGTGATTATTTCCGTGCGAGCATCGAACCTGGCATTAGCAAGATCAACAAGATTGGCGGCGAGGTAGCCAGCTACACCGATGCTCTCGGTACGAATTCGTTCATGCGAACTACCGTCGAGTACAAGGCGTTTTTCAGCAAGCGACCCGCAGATCGGCGCAAGCTGAGCGACCCACGCCCAGTCCTCGCCACCCGAGCTCGGTTTGGCACCATCACCGGCACCGTTCCGTTCTACGAGCAACTGTTCGTGGGAGGATCGGATTCATTGCGCGGGTATCCGGATCAGCGATTCTGGGGCAAAACCGCGCTTTCTGGATCGCTCGAAATGCGCATCCCAGCGCCAGGCACAGACGCACTGACCATGGTCGGGTTTATCGACTATGGCGGAGCATGGGGCGGCTATTCCGGAATTTCAACATTTGATCAGAGTTCTGCGTTCAAAATGCATTTGGGCTACGGCGCGGGGCTCGGATTCCGTACTCCTCTCGGGCTTATCCGAGTTGACTTTGGTTTCACGCCAGAAGGCAAATCTCGAACTCACTTCACCGTAGGTGGCACGTTCTAA
- a CDS encoding OmpH family outer membrane protein: MKNTSNFFKTYMGWVVAASMMVFFVGSGFQPAQEKTGVVDLNKVIQESNLGKQNSTKLNNALAVRRGLLDFVTTYPVVTMEQANRLKTLTLKDPQTDADKKEIDKIKADVLDSDKRRAELMTRQNLTEADRRQIAEYSQRADAAEQLAAAWDREFSSDLSNLREELQQQTIDQAKASLAAVAKQQGFTTVLETTVAPYGANDLTTPTIAALNKR, encoded by the coding sequence ATGAAAAACACATCAAACTTCTTCAAAACGTACATGGGCTGGGTTGTCGCCGCCTCCATGATGGTCTTCTTCGTCGGTTCTGGTTTCCAGCCTGCACAAGAAAAGACGGGCGTCGTTGACCTTAACAAGGTCATCCAAGAATCCAATCTCGGCAAGCAAAATTCAACCAAGTTGAACAATGCACTCGCCGTCCGCCGTGGACTGCTGGACTTCGTTACCACTTACCCGGTGGTCACGATGGAGCAAGCCAACCGGCTCAAAACACTGACGCTCAAGGATCCTCAAACCGACGCTGACAAGAAAGAAATCGACAAAATTAAGGCGGATGTTCTGGATTCGGATAAGCGACGAGCCGAACTGATGACACGGCAAAACCTCACCGAAGCTGATCGACGACAAATCGCCGAGTACTCTCAGCGAGCAGATGCAGCAGAACAGCTGGCAGCTGCGTGGGATCGTGAATTCAGCAGCGACTTGAGCAATCTGCGCGAAGAACTGCAACAGCAGACCATCGATCAAGCCAAGGCCTCGCTCGCCGCTGTCGCCAAGCAACAAGGTTTCACTACCGTGCTAGAAACCACCGTGGCTCCATACGGCGCAAACGACTTGACGACCCCAACGATCGCCGCGCTCAACAAGCGCTGA